The following coding sequences lie in one Allochromatium vinosum DSM 180 genomic window:
- a CDS encoding energy transducer TonB produces MIRAEDPLPNLPLWLATLVALGAEAAMVAGLAHWPARPDPPSAEAPIEVSLVSIAALADSAAAGTVDGPRDPESADSEPVVTPPAESEPAEPEAEPESKPDPPTPRLAQPPDPTPVPVAAAQPKPKTTPKPKPKPPAKAKPPKPKSSPPSRAAPPKVSAKLANLGRAQPSGKSATAGGGSDTGVGGGSASAAKGRAGTGDQSPAAYLNNPAPGYPDAARRQRQEGTVYLRVLVSASGQASQVLIAGSSGVSSLDEAAQRAVRRWRFKPAHQNGRPISAWVRVPVRFKLDR; encoded by the coding sequence ATGATCCGTGCAGAGGATCCACTGCCGAATCTGCCGCTGTGGCTGGCGACACTGGTGGCGTTGGGTGCCGAGGCGGCGATGGTCGCGGGACTCGCTCATTGGCCGGCGCGTCCTGATCCGCCGTCAGCCGAAGCGCCCATCGAAGTGAGTTTGGTGTCCATCGCCGCGTTGGCCGATTCCGCTGCGGCCGGCACGGTGGACGGCCCTCGTGATCCCGAGTCGGCCGACTCCGAGCCGGTCGTGACGCCGCCTGCCGAGTCTGAACCCGCTGAACCCGAGGCCGAACCCGAGTCCAAGCCTGACCCGCCGACACCCAGGCTGGCACAGCCGCCGGATCCAACGCCTGTGCCGGTCGCGGCGGCACAGCCCAAACCCAAGACCACGCCGAAACCGAAACCCAAGCCACCGGCCAAGGCGAAGCCGCCCAAACCGAAATCCAGTCCGCCGTCGCGCGCTGCACCGCCCAAGGTATCCGCCAAGCTCGCCAACCTTGGCCGCGCTCAACCGTCGGGCAAGTCGGCCACCGCCGGAGGCGGATCGGACACAGGCGTCGGCGGAGGTAGCGCATCGGCCGCCAAAGGCCGCGCCGGCACAGGCGATCAGTCACCAGCCGCCTATCTGAACAATCCGGCCCCCGGCTATCCCGACGCGGCACGTCGTCAGCGTCAGGAGGGCACCGTCTATCTGCGGGTGCTGGTCAGCGCGAGCGGTCAGGCGAGTCAGGTGCTCATCGCCGGCTCCTCGGGCGTGTCCAGTCTGGACGAAGCGGCGCAGCGTGCGGTACGGCGCTGGCGCTTCAAGCCGGCGCACCAGAACGGCCGACCGATCAGCGCCTGGGTGCGTGTCCCGGTTCGCTTCAAGCTCGATCGTTAG
- a CDS encoding ExbD/TolR family protein has translation MRYLQRRKARIEIVPMIDIMFFLLVFFIMVTLNMIPATGIGSRLPASASAERLESPQVVISLDAAGMISIDRQTLTLEQLGLLLRERGTETRVVIAGAEAAALSDLVAVMDVCRLAGVTRIGIATREPRA, from the coding sequence ATGCGTTATCTGCAACGGCGCAAGGCGCGCATCGAGATCGTGCCCATGATCGACATCATGTTCTTTCTGCTGGTGTTCTTCATCATGGTCACGCTCAACATGATCCCAGCCACCGGCATCGGCAGCCGACTGCCGGCGAGCGCCAGCGCCGAGCGCCTGGAGTCGCCGCAGGTCGTCATCAGTCTGGACGCAGCCGGGATGATCAGCATCGACCGACAGACCCTGACTCTGGAACAGCTCGGCCTCCTCCTGCGTGAGCGTGGTACCGAGACCCGTGTGGTCATCGCCGGCGCCGAGGCCGCCGCGCTGAGCGATCTGGTCGCCGTCATGGACGTGTGCCGTCTCGCGGGTGTCACCCGCATCGGCATCGCCACCCGCGAGCCACGCGCATGA
- a CDS encoding MotA/TolQ/ExbB proton channel family protein, producing MDPAYLLQLANQSGGILYLMVILLTLALTVIVERTWVLRRVTRHGAALTQALTPLAAQDRNGLTSLRETQARHLHGALLETTLAASAEADPDLASRLDEVILRHVPLLDRRLWVLDTTVTLAPLLGLLGTIIGMFHAFQVLAEPGAAPNAVTGGVAEALVATAAGLLIAVIGLVCFNGLNERVRLAVHQLDTLKVMLVNRFGRSGPVAGASVPGRDRSAD from the coding sequence ATGGATCCAGCCTACCTGCTCCAACTGGCCAATCAGTCGGGCGGAATCCTCTACCTGATGGTGATTCTGCTGACGCTGGCGCTGACGGTCATCGTCGAGCGCACCTGGGTGCTGCGCCGCGTGACACGCCACGGCGCGGCGCTCACACAGGCCCTGACGCCTCTGGCCGCGCAGGATCGCAACGGTCTGACCTCGCTTCGCGAGACGCAGGCGCGCCATCTGCACGGCGCGCTCCTGGAGACCACACTGGCCGCGTCCGCCGAGGCCGATCCGGATCTCGCCAGCCGGCTCGACGAGGTGATCCTGCGCCATGTCCCGCTCCTGGATCGGCGGCTGTGGGTGCTGGATACCACGGTGACACTGGCCCCGTTGCTGGGACTGCTCGGAACCATCATCGGCATGTTCCACGCCTTCCAGGTGCTGGCCGAACCGGGCGCGGCGCCCAACGCCGTGACCGGCGGTGTGGCCGAGGCGCTGGTCGCGACCGCCGCCGGGCTGCTGATCGCCGTCATCGGGCTGGTGTGCTTCAACGGACTCAACGAGCGGGTGCGTCTCGCGGTGCATCAGCTCGACACGCTCAAGGTGATGCTGGTCAACCGCTTCGGACGCTCGGGGCCGGTGGCGGGCGCCTCCGTGCCGGGGCGGGACAGGAGCGCGGACTGA
- a CDS encoding molybdopterin-dependent oxidoreductase codes for MSRLKQPLFVIALAGLSLAALSQKAVTSPQTSHPVETQAGTPVSASATTNPLQAMRTPGHSAVSETLTLTGAVVHPKTLSVADLERFPPHRIGEFDMICESGANLGKRENLRGVRLRDILLDAELKALTPKHFRQMAIIARATDGYIAVFSWAELFNSAVGDQVIVYFSKDGRPLDDAEGRIALVSTTDTRTGPRHVRWLNEIEVRPLGH; via the coding sequence ATGTCACGCTTGAAACAACCACTCTTCGTCATCGCCTTGGCTGGCTTGTCCCTGGCCGCACTGAGCCAGAAGGCGGTCACGTCCCCGCAGACCTCGCACCCGGTCGAGACCCAAGCCGGCACGCCGGTCTCAGCGTCCGCGACGACGAATCCCCTACAGGCGATGCGCACACCCGGACATTCAGCGGTATCCGAGACGCTCACACTCACCGGCGCCGTGGTCCATCCCAAGACGCTCAGCGTCGCCGATCTGGAGCGGTTTCCGCCGCACCGGATCGGTGAGTTCGACATGATCTGCGAGTCCGGCGCCAACCTCGGCAAACGCGAGAACCTGCGCGGCGTGCGGCTGCGCGACATCCTCCTGGACGCGGAGCTCAAGGCGCTCACGCCCAAGCATTTCCGCCAGATGGCCATCATCGCCCGCGCAACCGACGGCTATATCGCCGTCTTCTCCTGGGCCGAACTCTTCAACTCGGCCGTCGGCGATCAGGTGATCGTCTACTTCAGCAAGGACGGTCGGCCGCTCGATGACGCCGAGGGCCGCATCGCGCTCGTCTCCACCACGGACACCCGCACCGGGCCGCGTCACGTGCGCTGGCTGAACGAGATCGAGGTGCGGCCGCTCGGACATTGA
- a CDS encoding TonB-dependent receptor plug domain-containing protein — protein sequence MPNERHRPTLTLTLLGLALNVQAESTPPVYDLGTVTVTATPEAPLGTMGADQVASVVTLDAMRRYNRDTVGAALDLLPGVTVATNSRNEQVVFVRGFDSRQVPLFIDGIPVYVPYDGYVDFGRFTTADLSAIQVAKGFSSVTYGPNTLGGAINLISRKPTRELEGDVSLGFGEGTTRQASANVGSNQGLWYVQAGAAWTDSDGFRLSSDFEPTATEDGGARENAYHRDDKLSFKLGLTPNATDEYALSYYRQHGEKGQPPSTDPSAARYWQWPYWDKESLYFISRTALGATESVKLRFYHDSYDNAVESYTDDTYTRLKTSGRGSLGAAGKSVYDDRTLGGAIELRSTRFARHDLGLSVQLKQDEHKGDDTLKQTEHFEDTQTSVGLEDNIRLREDLTLALGATWSELRPETVDKLTDPVPKPDTQSAANGQAGLFWDVAQVGRLYATVATKTRFPTLKDRYSLRLGTAIPNPDLEAEHSINYEIGYQGTPWGRLSLEAALFLSDVTDLIQQVNDVEDDKYQMQNVGEVRLAGLELGAKAPIGTHWELGGNLTLLDRENRSDPDTRLTGVPDHKLTAHVLFRPIDRLEALLYLQYEGPRWDSQTVELDRYTTANFKLSYRPVEALLLEARLDNLADADYALADGYPAAGRTWMLNARYEF from the coding sequence ATGCCCAATGAACGCCATCGCCCCACCCTGACGCTGACGCTCCTCGGACTCGCCCTGAACGTCCAGGCCGAGTCAACGCCGCCCGTCTATGATCTCGGCACCGTCACGGTCACCGCCACGCCCGAAGCCCCACTGGGCACCATGGGTGCGGATCAGGTTGCCTCGGTCGTCACGCTCGACGCGATGCGCCGCTACAACCGCGACACCGTCGGCGCGGCCCTGGATCTGCTTCCAGGCGTGACCGTCGCCACCAACTCGCGCAACGAGCAGGTGGTCTTCGTGCGCGGCTTCGACTCGCGCCAGGTGCCGCTCTTCATCGACGGCATCCCGGTCTATGTTCCCTACGACGGCTATGTCGACTTCGGCCGCTTCACCACGGCCGATCTCTCGGCGATCCAGGTCGCCAAGGGGTTCAGCTCCGTCACCTATGGTCCCAACACCCTGGGCGGCGCGATCAATCTCATCTCGCGCAAGCCGACCCGGGAACTCGAGGGCGATGTCAGTCTTGGCTTCGGCGAGGGCACTACCCGTCAGGCGTCGGCCAACGTCGGCAGCAATCAGGGGCTTTGGTACGTGCAGGCCGGCGCCGCCTGGACCGACAGCGATGGGTTCAGGCTGTCCTCGGACTTCGAGCCGACGGCGACCGAGGACGGCGGCGCACGCGAGAACGCCTACCACCGCGACGACAAGCTCTCGTTCAAGCTCGGCCTGACGCCCAACGCGACCGACGAGTACGCCCTGAGCTACTACCGTCAGCACGGCGAGAAGGGACAGCCGCCTTCGACCGATCCGAGCGCCGCGCGCTACTGGCAGTGGCCCTATTGGGACAAGGAGAGCCTGTATTTCATCTCGCGCACCGCGCTCGGCGCAACCGAGTCGGTCAAGCTGCGCTTCTATCACGACAGCTATGACAATGCGGTCGAATCCTATACGGACGATACCTATACCCGGCTCAAGACCTCGGGACGCGGCAGCCTCGGTGCGGCCGGCAAGAGCGTCTATGACGACCGCACCCTCGGTGGCGCGATCGAACTACGCTCGACCCGCTTCGCGCGTCATGACCTGGGGCTGAGCGTCCAGCTCAAGCAGGACGAGCACAAGGGCGACGACACCCTCAAGCAGACCGAGCACTTCGAGGACACCCAGACCTCGGTCGGCCTGGAGGACAACATCCGTCTGCGCGAGGATCTGACCCTGGCGCTCGGCGCCACCTGGAGCGAGCTGCGGCCGGAGACCGTCGACAAGCTGACCGACCCGGTCCCGAAACCGGACACGCAGTCCGCCGCCAATGGTCAGGCCGGTCTCTTCTGGGATGTGGCTCAGGTCGGGCGACTCTATGCGACGGTCGCCACCAAGACCCGCTTCCCGACCCTCAAGGACCGCTATTCGCTGCGGCTCGGCACCGCCATCCCCAACCCCGACCTAGAGGCCGAGCACTCCATCAACTATGAGATCGGCTACCAGGGGACGCCCTGGGGCCGTCTCAGCCTCGAAGCGGCCCTGTTCCTCAGTGACGTGACGGATCTCATCCAGCAGGTCAATGATGTCGAGGACGACAAGTATCAGATGCAGAACGTCGGCGAGGTCCGCCTCGCCGGTCTGGAGCTGGGCGCCAAGGCGCCGATCGGCACCCACTGGGAGCTGGGCGGGAACCTGACCCTGCTCGATCGCGAGAACCGCAGCGACCCGGACACCCGTCTGACCGGCGTCCCCGATCACAAGCTCACGGCGCACGTCCTCTTTCGGCCGATCGACCGTCTGGAGGCGTTGCTCTATCTCCAGTACGAAGGCCCGCGCTGGGATTCCCAGACCGTCGAACTCGACCGCTACACCACCGCCAACTTCAAGCTCTCTTATCGTCCGGTCGAGGCACTCCTCCTCGAAGCTCGACTCGACAACCTCGCCGACGCCGACTATGCGCTGGCGGATGGTTATCCGGCGGCTGGGCGCACCTGGATGCTGAACGCCAGGTATGAATTCTGA
- a CDS encoding cyclin-dependent kinase inhibitor 3 family protein translates to MPTPRTSQTHPLQIAEVRATPSHGRIGITFCPGKHDPFAHTGAWERDLGSDLDAIAAWGARLVLTLLEPAELVALKVPSLGQEIQRRGIAWLHLPIADYSVPTEAFEHQWVTQGCAIRERLRHGDDVLVHCRGGLGRAGMIAARLLVELGVDTEEAIRSVRGARRGAIETPAQLALVRRIVPLP, encoded by the coding sequence ATGCCAACACCCCGGACCAGCCAGACCCATCCTCTACAGATTGCGGAAGTCCGCGCAACGCCGTCGCACGGGCGGATCGGGATCACCTTCTGTCCAGGCAAGCATGACCCCTTTGCCCACACGGGAGCCTGGGAGCGCGATCTCGGCAGCGATTTGGATGCCATCGCAGCCTGGGGCGCGCGGCTGGTGCTGACCCTGCTGGAGCCGGCCGAACTCGTGGCGCTCAAGGTTCCGTCTCTCGGGCAGGAGATTCAGCGCCGAGGCATCGCGTGGCTGCATCTGCCCATTGCCGACTACTCCGTTCCAACCGAGGCGTTCGAGCACCAATGGGTCACACAAGGCTGTGCGATCCGCGAGCGACTGCGCCACGGCGATGACGTACTCGTGCATTGCCGGGGCGGACTGGGGCGGGCGGGGATGATCGCGGCGCGGCTGCTCGTCGAGCTGGGCGTGGACACCGAAGAGGCGATTCGCTCCGTGCGCGGCGCGCGCCGGGGCGCCATCGAAACGCCCGCGCAACTCGCCCTGGTGCGCCGGATCGTTCCGCTTCCCTGA
- a CDS encoding sensor domain-containing phosphodiesterase: protein MSQERPAAADTAMVPPSACHAIAAHSFRETGRWWGRFGDLKITSAFQPIFSITHRRPVGYEGLMRAQTDTGAPVSPPDAFRRARDVPECVFLDRLCRLVHIRNVLDAGEDTGWLFLNVSPLVSIHGRDHGSYFAELLAEHDLSPNRVVIEILESAIDDREQLVPAADYYRDLGCLVAIDDFGAGHSNFDRIWRLQPHIVKMDRNTIEQAAQQRQVRRLLPNLVSLLHESGSLVVMEGIETEEQALIAMDAGIDFVQGYYFGRPTSVPTEADASFPDGLCDRFRAFATGEALRYRRELRHYEQVFETAARRIAAGQPPQAACQELLCLPRVERCFILDGDGHQLGDNLMAKRTPDPRFQPLAEARGAVWSRKPYFRRAIAEPDRVQVTRPYLSLTGANMCVTLSIQLPTATGPRVYCVDLDWPA, encoded by the coding sequence ATGAGCCAGGAGCGGCCTGCGGCGGCGGACACGGCCATGGTGCCGCCGTCCGCCTGCCATGCCATCGCCGCCCACTCCTTCCGGGAGACCGGACGGTGGTGGGGACGCTTTGGCGACCTGAAGATCACCAGCGCCTTCCAGCCCATCTTCAGCATCACCCACCGGCGGCCGGTGGGGTACGAAGGACTGATGCGGGCGCAGACCGACACAGGCGCGCCGGTGTCGCCCCCGGACGCCTTTCGCCGCGCGCGGGACGTGCCGGAATGCGTGTTCCTGGATCGCCTCTGCCGTCTGGTGCATATCCGCAACGTCCTGGACGCCGGTGAGGACACGGGCTGGCTGTTTCTCAATGTCAGTCCCCTGGTGTCCATCCACGGACGTGACCATGGTTCCTATTTTGCCGAGTTGCTGGCCGAACACGACCTATCGCCCAATCGGGTGGTGATCGAGATCCTGGAGAGCGCCATTGATGACCGGGAGCAACTCGTCCCGGCCGCCGACTATTACCGGGATCTGGGCTGCCTCGTCGCCATCGATGACTTCGGAGCCGGCCACTCGAATTTCGATCGCATCTGGCGTCTGCAACCCCACATCGTCAAGATGGACCGCAACACCATCGAGCAGGCGGCGCAGCAGCGGCAGGTGCGGCGGCTGCTGCCCAATCTGGTCAGTCTGTTGCACGAATCGGGCAGCCTGGTGGTCATGGAGGGCATCGAGACCGAGGAACAGGCCCTGATCGCGATGGATGCCGGCATCGATTTCGTGCAGGGCTACTACTTCGGCCGTCCGACATCGGTACCGACCGAGGCGGACGCCAGCTTCCCTGACGGTCTGTGCGATCGCTTTCGCGCCTTCGCCACCGGCGAGGCACTGCGCTATCGGCGCGAGCTGCGTCACTACGAACAGGTCTTCGAGACGGCGGCCCGCCGCATCGCCGCCGGCCAGCCACCGCAGGCGGCCTGCCAGGAACTGTTGTGCCTGCCGCGCGTGGAGCGCTGCTTCATCCTGGATGGCGACGGTCATCAACTGGGCGACAATCTGATGGCCAAGCGCACGCCGGACCCCCGCTTTCAACCCCTGGCAGAGGCGCGAGGGGCTGTCTGGTCACGCAAGCCGTATTTTCGCCGGGCCATCGCGGAACCGGACCGGGTGCAAGTCACCCGCCCGTACCTCTCACTGACCGGCGCCAACATGTGCGTCACCCTATCGATCCAGCTGCCCACGGCCACGGGGCCTCGGGTCTATTGCGTCGATCTGGACTGGCCGGCCTGA
- a CDS encoding methyl-accepting chemotaxis protein, translated as MTLKSEQMNLSAGERRWLPWFGKTGKLAMGWSCWLNRDHYPAVEKSFEGIAQTRKRILTLWTNHQWAELAALSERLADGFPSLEPGELAAKKAQMPDFSELFVIDAEGRVLASTQPNRQGQRDLDPKAVQAGLQAPFLHGPYRDETTLRIGPSSSRFHDEVTLMFYQPIVQAGQRLGCVCGRVPNDVLGDLIQREAGHIYRESGDNYLFMVQSRFDPAIAPGTALSRSRFEDRTFSLGDNLKDGVRTDWGTVRVARHTELELRFTDPATGHLHPGVRETIAKGENLFVTYPGYSDYRHVPVIGKGVTLQLPGSPDLWGMMCEGDLEEVYRRRSIGFRLTRLFLLIVCTLWAGHLLLGWLALPFAVTQALTGAMVLLGLVAFHRAGPRKLSRQLDGMTEMIRAIAEGGGNLRQRLQPDQLRSDETGDLGRWINSFIDNLDGTVGEVISASHQVRETNARMLGDNQSTLATSETATQAVARMLVSLEEETLRIREAAETAQAMRQAMDEVVDNTRAQFELVRGKTAGIRETIDASAQTIRSLSARTEEITQIVEVIKEIAGQTNLLALNAAIEAARAGDQGRGFSVVADEVRKLAERTASATADIRRMIESVQGEARRAVNIMEGGMQGVEDGLRLAEATAADNSGIHDIVENLFQLIQAVADSSESQGQDVHTVAEVTGIMRATVETLSRSVERVRATAGRLQTLVGQFQVSRSST; from the coding sequence ATGACCCTGAAAAGCGAACAGATGAATCTGAGCGCCGGCGAGCGCCGCTGGCTGCCCTGGTTTGGCAAGACCGGAAAACTGGCCATGGGCTGGTCGTGCTGGCTCAACCGAGATCACTATCCAGCGGTGGAAAAGTCCTTTGAAGGAATCGCGCAGACCCGCAAGCGCATCCTGACTTTATGGACGAATCACCAGTGGGCGGAACTGGCGGCGCTGAGCGAACGCCTGGCAGACGGCTTCCCCAGCCTCGAACCCGGCGAGCTGGCGGCCAAGAAAGCCCAGATGCCGGATTTTTCGGAGCTGTTCGTCATCGATGCCGAGGGTCGGGTACTGGCGTCCACCCAGCCAAATCGTCAGGGCCAGCGCGATCTGGACCCGAAAGCCGTCCAGGCCGGTCTGCAGGCGCCGTTCCTGCATGGACCCTACCGTGACGAGACCACGCTGCGCATCGGACCGTCCTCGTCGCGCTTCCACGATGAAGTGACGCTGATGTTCTATCAACCCATCGTACAGGCGGGGCAGCGCCTGGGATGCGTGTGCGGCCGGGTGCCCAACGATGTCCTGGGCGATCTGATCCAGCGCGAAGCCGGGCACATCTACCGCGAATCCGGCGACAACTACCTGTTCATGGTGCAGTCCCGTTTCGATCCCGCCATTGCGCCGGGAACCGCCCTGTCGCGCTCGCGCTTCGAGGACCGCACCTTCAGCCTGGGCGACAACCTCAAGGACGGGGTGCGCACCGACTGGGGTACGGTGCGGGTCGCGCGGCACACCGAACTGGAGCTGCGCTTCACCGATCCGGCCACCGGCCACCTGCATCCAGGCGTTCGGGAGACCATCGCCAAGGGTGAAAACCTCTTCGTCACCTATCCGGGGTATTCCGATTACCGCCATGTGCCGGTCATCGGCAAGGGCGTGACCCTGCAACTGCCGGGTTCGCCGGACCTGTGGGGGATGATGTGCGAGGGCGACCTGGAGGAGGTCTATCGGCGCCGCTCCATCGGTTTTCGGTTGACGCGCCTGTTCCTGCTCATCGTCTGCACCCTGTGGGCCGGTCATCTGCTGCTGGGGTGGCTGGCGCTGCCTTTCGCCGTCACCCAGGCGCTCACCGGGGCCATGGTGCTGTTGGGCCTGGTCGCGTTCCATCGCGCCGGCCCGCGCAAGCTGAGCCGACAGCTGGACGGCATGACCGAGATGATCCGCGCCATCGCCGAAGGTGGCGGCAATCTGCGCCAGCGCCTGCAACCCGATCAGCTGCGCAGCGATGAGACCGGCGACCTGGGGCGCTGGATCAACAGTTTCATCGACAACCTGGACGGCACCGTGGGCGAGGTGATCAGCGCGTCCCATCAGGTACGCGAGACCAACGCCCGGATGCTGGGCGACAACCAGAGCACCCTGGCCACCTCGGAGACAGCCACGCAGGCCGTGGCACGGATGCTGGTCTCGCTGGAAGAGGAGACGCTGCGCATCCGTGAGGCGGCCGAGACGGCACAGGCCATGCGGCAGGCCATGGACGAGGTGGTCGACAACACCCGCGCCCAGTTCGAGCTGGTTCGGGGCAAGACCGCCGGCATCCGCGAAACCATCGACGCCTCGGCCCAGACCATCCGCAGCCTCAGCGCCCGCACCGAGGAGATCACCCAGATCGTCGAGGTGATCAAGGAGATCGCCGGCCAGACCAACCTGCTGGCGCTGAACGCCGCCATCGAGGCGGCGCGCGCGGGCGACCAGGGACGGGGGTTCTCGGTGGTGGCCGACGAGGTGCGCAAGCTGGCCGAACGCACCGCCAGCGCCACCGCTGACATCCGCCGCATGATCGAGAGCGTGCAGGGCGAAGCGCGCCGGGCGGTGAACATCATGGAGGGCGGCATGCAGGGGGTGGAGGACGGTCTGCGTCTGGCCGAGGCCACCGCCGCAGACAACAGCGGCATCCACGACATCGTCGAGAATCTGTTCCAGCTGATCCAGGCCGTCGCCGACAGCAGCGAGTCGCAGGGGCAGGACGTTCATACCGTGGCCGAGGTGACGGGGATCATGCGCGCCACGGTGGAGACCCTGAGCCGCAGTGTCGAGCGCGTCAGAGCCACGGCCGGGCGGTTGCAGACCCTGGTGGGTCAGTTCCAGGTCAGCAGGTCGTCCACATGA
- the modC gene encoding molybdenum ABC transporter ATP-binding protein, with translation MKTDHIQARFQLDYPEFTLNVDLELPGRGVTALFGHSGSGKTTLLRLIAGLIRIQDGRLSVNGEVWQDDRIFLPTHKRPLGYVFQEASLFPHLTARGNLEYGMKRVGNAMDGAALEQAVALLGIGHLLDRRPHQLSGGERQRVAIARALAVQPRLLLMDEPLAALDLKRKQEILPYLERLHDALEIPVLYVSHSPDEVARLADTVVLMEQGRVRAQGAVNELFSRLDLAFAQDQEASAIIEGVVLSHDDDYALTRLEIQGGHLSVARLNRDIHELVRVRIHARDVSLALDEPGASSILNILPARILEMREIEQAQVLVKLCTGAGEKTPLLARITRHSRDRLRLHEGQSVFAQVKAVALMD, from the coding sequence ATGAAGACCGATCACATCCAGGCCCGCTTCCAGCTCGACTATCCGGAATTCACGCTGAACGTGGATCTCGAACTGCCGGGACGCGGGGTCACGGCTCTGTTCGGGCATTCCGGTTCGGGCAAGACGACCCTGCTGCGTCTGATCGCCGGGCTGATCCGGATCCAGGATGGCCGTCTGAGCGTCAATGGCGAGGTCTGGCAGGATGACCGGATCTTTCTGCCGACCCACAAGCGCCCGCTGGGCTATGTGTTCCAGGAGGCGAGTCTCTTCCCGCATCTGACTGCGCGCGGCAATCTGGAATACGGCATGAAGCGCGTCGGCAACGCCATGGACGGCGCGGCGCTGGAGCAGGCCGTCGCGCTGCTCGGCATCGGTCATCTGCTCGACCGGCGCCCGCATCAGCTCTCGGGCGGCGAGCGCCAGCGTGTGGCCATCGCGCGCGCCCTGGCGGTCCAGCCGCGACTGCTGCTGATGGACGAGCCGCTGGCCGCACTCGATCTCAAGCGCAAGCAGGAGATCCTGCCCTATCTGGAGCGGCTGCACGACGCGCTGGAGATCCCGGTGCTCTATGTCAGCCACTCGCCCGACGAGGTCGCGCGGCTGGCCGATACCGTGGTGTTGATGGAGCAGGGGCGCGTGCGCGCCCAGGGGGCGGTGAACGAGCTGTTCAGCCGGCTCGATCTCGCGTTCGCTCAGGATCAGGAGGCGAGCGCCATCATCGAGGGCGTGGTTCTGAGTCATGACGACGACTATGCCCTGACGCGGCTGGAGATCCAGGGCGGCCATCTGAGCGTGGCGCGACTCAATCGCGACATCCATGAACTGGTGCGGGTGCGTATCCATGCGCGCGATGTCAGTCTGGCCCTGGACGAACCGGGAGCGTCCAGCATCCTCAACATCCTGCCCGCGCGCATCCTGGAGATGCGCGAGATCGAACAGGCACAGGTGCTGGTCAAGCTCTGCACGGGAGCTGGCGAGAAAACACCGCTGCTGGCCCGCATCACCCGCCACTCGCGCGACCGGCTACGGCTGCATGAGGGCCAGAGCGTCTTCGCTCAGGTCAAGGCGGTGGCCTTGATGGATTGA
- the modB gene encoding molybdate ABC transporter permease subunit produces MGFSDADIQAIWLTFRLAGLTTLLLLLIGTPIAWWLARTRSRWKGPVGAVVALPLVLPPTVLGFYLLLAMGPNGPVGQLTQAIGIGLLPFTFWGLVIASVFYSMPFVVQPIQNAIEALGERPLEVAATLRAGPWDRFFSVVVPLARPGFMTAAVLGFAHTVGEFGVVLMIGGNIPGATRVVSVQIYDYVEAMEYGQAHWLAGSMVIFSFLVLLALYTIKPNQRRF; encoded by the coding sequence ATGGGCTTCTCTGATGCCGACATCCAGGCGATCTGGCTGACATTCCGTCTGGCCGGCCTGACCACACTCCTGCTGCTGCTCATCGGCACGCCCATCGCCTGGTGGCTGGCGCGCACCCGCTCGCGCTGGAAGGGGCCGGTCGGCGCCGTGGTGGCACTGCCCCTGGTGCTGCCGCCCACGGTGCTCGGCTTCTATCTGCTGCTGGCCATGGGGCCGAATGGTCCCGTGGGCCAGCTCACCCAGGCGATCGGGATCGGCCTGCTGCCCTTCACCTTCTGGGGGCTGGTGATCGCCTCGGTGTTTTATTCGATGCCCTTCGTGGTGCAGCCGATCCAGAATGCCATCGAGGCGCTCGGCGAGCGCCCGCTGGAGGTGGCCGCGACCCTGCGCGCCGGTCCCTGGGATCGCTTCTTCAGCGTCGTGGTGCCCCTGGCGCGGCCTGGGTTCATGACCGCCGCCGTCCTGGGGTTCGCCCACACGGTCGGCGAATTCGGCGTGGTGCTCATGATCGGCGGCAACATACCGGGCGCCACGCGCGTGGTCTCGGTGCAGATCTACGACTATGTCGAGGCCATGGAGTACGGTCAGGCGCACTGGCTGGCCGGTAGCATGGTGATCTTCTCGTTCCTGGTGCTGCTGGCACTCTATACCATCAAACCCAACCAACGCCGTTTCTGA